A genomic window from Flavobacterium johnsoniae includes:
- a CDS encoding ABC-three component system middle component 1 has protein sequence MKQEVLFKKFSKNALDDELRASFKDIVFFELGEIIFGGSVIVAFVQFDTEDNLKIEWKDFNNFVTAQYLSNIKDEYSKWNFYVFYLSGEKISRELKYEIENNKFSSRKIICEEINSEIDQALINKIISEYIVNDSIDFSLDNEYSDIFSKDLLIEKALGDLVSGVGKNLKEQDLSDVLAKLEKEMNNEN, from the coding sequence ATGAAACAAGAGGTATTATTTAAGAAATTTAGTAAAAATGCGCTTGATGATGAATTGAGAGCAAGCTTTAAAGATATAGTTTTTTTTGAGTTAGGAGAAATCATTTTTGGAGGCAGTGTAATAGTGGCATTTGTACAATTCGATACAGAAGATAATTTGAAAATAGAGTGGAAGGATTTTAACAATTTTGTTACGGCTCAGTATCTTTCAAATATTAAAGATGAGTATTCAAAATGGAATTTTTACGTATTTTATCTAAGTGGCGAGAAGATATCAAGGGAGCTCAAATATGAGATAGAGAACAATAAATTTAGCAGCAGAAAAATTATCTGCGAAGAAATTAATTCAGAAATTGACCAGGCATTGATCAATAAAATTATCTCAGAATATATTGTTAATGACAGTATAGATTTTAGTCTCGATAATGAGTATTCAGATATATTTTCAAAGGATTTGTTAATTGAAAAAGCACTTGGAGATTTAGTAAGTGGAGTGGGAAAAAATCTTAAGGAACAAGATTTATCAGATGTATTAGCCAAACTAGAAAAAGAGATGAACAATGAAAATTAA
- a CDS encoding ABC-three component system protein: MECTLERFTVKVADGSGCLFQPLDSDYSYVLTAKHVVEGVDDLIIVRQVLSTHGEVENQRIEVLERPYFNSDPSKDVAIIKVRKVEGLELLLRSDQYLNEKEGYSLCGHPESRAHEGFSFRSNNLVINNSTEFNYIEGEVEKNVTHSEVIGQSGGGIIKKEETCFLLAGIQIRMVARDNVESLSRIVFAPLSFFDEIIAENNEKLSALFPPYFASLEIIHEEVFPLTGILLTPQKEELLKNQLKIIAKNLCEVFRVQDVLDFYKDSIIANGTDKSYVSHKQLWIAFLELISINQLSIFDRDLTFEDLRAIRKKHNLIFIDCNNWVKKLDLIMKSDLSSVDSGGYIVVSSTKDTKPTTVELDTDYVQDICSVPAEQMLISSSVTKVAEDLKIIHIYKFQKHIIENFNSFRNINVSNVKQTIIDETRGII; this comes from the coding sequence ATGGAATGTACTTTAGAACGCTTTACAGTAAAAGTTGCAGATGGCAGCGGCTGCCTATTCCAACCTTTAGATAGCGATTATAGTTATGTTCTTACAGCAAAGCATGTAGTGGAAGGAGTTGATGATTTAATAATAGTCAGGCAAGTTCTTTCTACTCATGGTGAGGTTGAGAACCAAAGAATAGAGGTTTTGGAGAGACCATATTTTAATTCAGATCCTAGTAAAGACGTCGCAATAATTAAGGTCAGAAAGGTAGAAGGATTGGAGTTGCTTTTACGCTCAGATCAGTATCTAAATGAAAAAGAAGGATATAGTTTGTGCGGGCATCCAGAATCTAGAGCACATGAGGGATTCTCCTTTAGAAGCAACAATTTAGTTATCAACAATTCTACAGAGTTTAATTACATTGAAGGGGAAGTTGAAAAAAATGTTACTCATTCTGAAGTTATAGGTCAGTCAGGCGGAGGAATTATAAAGAAAGAAGAGACATGTTTTTTACTAGCTGGAATACAGATAAGAATGGTTGCCCGTGATAATGTTGAATCTCTATCAAGGATTGTTTTTGCTCCACTGTCTTTTTTTGATGAAATTATTGCAGAAAACAACGAAAAGCTATCAGCCTTGTTTCCTCCATATTTTGCTTCTTTAGAGATTATTCATGAAGAGGTATTTCCATTAACAGGAATATTATTGACACCTCAAAAGGAGGAATTGTTGAAAAATCAGTTAAAAATAATCGCAAAAAATTTATGTGAAGTATTTCGGGTGCAGGATGTCTTAGATTTTTATAAAGATTCAATTATTGCTAATGGAACAGATAAATCGTATGTTTCACATAAGCAACTTTGGATCGCATTTTTAGAATTAATCTCAATAAACCAGTTGTCAATTTTTGATAGAGACTTGACCTTTGAAGATCTTAGGGCTATAAGAAAAAAGCATAATCTAATTTTCATTGATTGCAATAATTGGGTTAAAAAACTTGATTTAATCATGAAGTCAGATCTGTCTTCTGTTGATTCAGGAGGCTACATTGTTGTCAGCAGCACGAAAGATACTAAACCTACTACGGTGGAACTCGATACTGATTATGTTCAGGATATTTGCAGTGTTCCAGCTGAACAAATGTTGATTAGCAGTTCTGTAACTAAAGTTGCGGAAGATTTAAAAATAATACATATTTATAAGTTTCAAAAACATATAATTGAAAATTTTAATTCTTTCAGAAATATTAACGTAAGTAATGTAAAACAAACTATAATTGATGAAACAAGAGGTATTATTTAA
- a CDS encoding ComEC/Rec2 family competence protein: MIIKLLKAYNGDCIHLTYVDSNGVSKNIIIDGGTSTTYTFKDSKGKIADGDLKKTIDAIKPQKIDLLILSHIDDDHIDGFLKWFGNDSDACKSIGEIWFNSGSTIKKYLNDEKAIVSNIEFRFTEGTNTSVPQAVNFEKYISGNGIWNQQIISAGKVFIFDDLNFHILSPNNDKLEKLLDNWQQKAPESVNTARINDYSKTITELIATDNFSEDTDPYNGSSIAFILTKDKLNYIFLGDAHPSLIINELKVFNQDKTRLKAEYLKLSHHGSKKNNPVELFKLIDTDKYLISTNGDMHGHPDKITIARIISVNPKAEFYFNYPELINKIILEKDRKDFPQVKYLESEKI; this comes from the coding sequence ATGATAATAAAATTACTTAAAGCCTACAACGGCGATTGTATTCACTTAACTTATGTTGACAGTAATGGTGTGTCTAAAAACATTATAATTGACGGAGGAACTTCGACAACATATACTTTTAAAGATAGCAAAGGAAAAATAGCAGATGGGGATTTAAAGAAGACAATAGATGCAATTAAACCTCAAAAAATTGATCTGCTGATATTATCACATATTGATGACGACCATATAGACGGTTTTTTAAAATGGTTTGGTAATGATTCTGATGCATGCAAATCAATAGGAGAAATTTGGTTCAATTCTGGCTCTACGATAAAAAAGTATTTAAATGACGAAAAAGCTATCGTTAGCAATATAGAATTTAGATTTACCGAAGGAACTAACACAAGCGTTCCCCAAGCGGTAAATTTTGAAAAATATATTAGCGGAAATGGTATTTGGAACCAGCAGATTATTAGTGCTGGAAAAGTATTTATCTTTGATGATTTGAACTTTCACATTTTATCGCCAAATAACGATAAACTTGAAAAACTGCTTGATAATTGGCAGCAAAAGGCTCCAGAATCCGTTAATACAGCAAGAATTAATGATTACTCAAAGACAATAACTGAACTGATTGCCACTGATAATTTTTCGGAAGACACGGATCCTTACAATGGAAGCTCAATTGCATTTATATTAACAAAAGATAAGTTAAACTATATTTTTTTAGGTGATGCTCATCCATCATTGATTATTAATGAGTTAAAGGTTTTTAATCAAGATAAAACCAGACTTAAGGCTGAATATTTAAAACTCTCTCATCACGGAAGTAAAAAAAATAATCCTGTCGAATTATTTAAACTCATCGATACAGATAAGTATTTAATCAGCACGAATGGTGATATGCACGGGCATCCAGATAAGATAACAATAGCAAGAATAATTAGTGTCAATCCAAAAGCAGAGTTTTATTTTAATTATCCAGAACTAATAAACAAGATAATACTAGAAAAAGATAGAAAGGACTTTCCACAAGTTAAGTATCTGGAGTCCGAAAAAATTTAA
- a CDS encoding DUF3892 domain-containing protein, with protein sequence MAEYRISGIWTDDKGGITHYAVHERIKNRDGKGYTINKAIKKSKAETITLVESKNNTVKTFMWKYKEAMWQGGEDVHVVNGASGKFLRSNHDSTVQDNLRHLIDYSWIY encoded by the coding sequence ATGGCTGAATACAGAATATCAGGAATCTGGACAGATGATAAAGGGGGAATAACCCATTATGCTGTTCATGAAAGAATTAAAAACAGAGATGGAAAAGGATACACCATCAATAAAGCAATTAAAAAATCAAAAGCGGAAACTATTACGCTGGTGGAGAGTAAAAACAATACTGTTAAAACCTTTATGTGGAAATACAAAGAAGCCATGTGGCAGGGCGGAGAAGATGTGCATGTGGTCAATGGCGCAAGCGGAAAGTTTTTAAGAAGCAACCATGATAGTACGGTTCAGGATAACCTTCGGCATTTAATTGATTACAGCTGGATCTATTAG
- a CDS encoding nucleotidyltransferase domain-containing protein: MNEIRKEYLASILEKMGQVLDITPTQHKEAVAKYEAVANYLKGDETIAQYDLHMYPQGSFGLGTVTKPDSDVDELDIDLVCELKRGTHQIFTQKRLKNLIGDRLLSGMYKDMVCRPDGRRCWRIDYAESTRFHLDVLAAIPDSTPSITGLPEIKDYSNTAISITDKEHPDYEFYSRGWPKSNPLGYREWFKAQMLVQLNEGRRMFSAKNNVKIDDVPDYEIKTPLQRAIQLMKRHRNQMFSESSSLSYDDKPISIIITTLAARAYGNEANLYDALMNILEGMPGYIKRKNIGGKTVTWIENPVDHRENFADKWEEHPVRELNFYLWLDEAKRFFSKLLSADTIQNLNESMRRSMGDKLVTKTLSEFGESARMARESGRLGFVAGSGIITESADKKIPNHTFHGNKE; the protein is encoded by the coding sequence ATGAATGAGATCAGAAAAGAGTACCTAGCTTCCATTTTAGAGAAAATGGGACAGGTTTTAGATATTACCCCGACCCAGCACAAGGAAGCTGTGGCAAAATATGAGGCAGTGGCAAATTACTTAAAAGGGGATGAGACCATTGCACAGTATGACCTGCACATGTACCCGCAGGGATCCTTCGGGTTGGGAACAGTGACAAAACCTGATTCGGATGTGGATGAGCTTGACATTGATCTGGTCTGCGAACTGAAAAGGGGAACCCATCAGATTTTTACCCAGAAGAGATTAAAGAACCTGATCGGGGACAGACTGCTTTCGGGCATGTATAAAGATATGGTCTGCAGGCCTGACGGGAGAAGATGCTGGCGTATTGATTATGCCGAGTCCACCAGATTCCATCTGGATGTTCTGGCTGCTATTCCGGACTCTACTCCCTCGATCACGGGCCTGCCGGAGATTAAGGATTATTCCAACACGGCTATCAGCATTACAGATAAGGAGCATCCCGACTATGAGTTCTACAGCAGAGGCTGGCCTAAATCCAACCCTCTGGGCTACAGGGAGTGGTTTAAGGCGCAGATGCTGGTGCAGCTTAATGAGGGAAGGCGTATGTTCTCGGCAAAAAACAATGTCAAGATTGACGATGTGCCGGATTACGAAATTAAAACGCCGCTGCAGCGTGCGATCCAGCTGATGAAAAGGCACCGCAACCAGATGTTTTCAGAAAGCAGTTCGCTCAGCTATGATGACAAGCCGATCAGCATTATCATAACCACTCTGGCAGCAAGAGCTTACGGTAATGAGGCTAACCTCTATGATGCTCTTATGAATATATTGGAGGGTATGCCTGGTTATATAAAGAGAAAAAACATTGGAGGAAAAACCGTGACCTGGATCGAAAATCCTGTGGACCATCGTGAAAATTTTGCAGACAAATGGGAGGAGCATCCGGTAAGGGAACTGAATTTCTATCTCTGGCTGGATGAGGCGAAGAGATTCTTCTCAAAGCTGCTTTCTGCCGACACGATACAGAATCTAAATGAATCGATGCGCCGATCCATGGGGGATAAGCTGGTAACAAAAACGCTTTCTGAATTCGGCGAATCCGCCAGAATGGCACGTGAGTCGGGAAGACTGGGTTTTGTGGCTGGTTCTGGCATTATTACCGAATCAGCGGATAAAAAGATTCCAAACCATACCTTCCATGGCAATAAAGAATAA
- a CDS encoding SAVED domain-containing protein gives MKENQTKTKKVKRPPIDPKVKLKLWLKSGGRCQYRGCNEILFEDSLTFKDLNKSYIAHIYGYAPGSARYDAMKSPELETDFSNLMLMCDACHRKIDREEKDEHPAGLLLEMKQEHEQRIEYLTGIDGTFRTRLILYNAKIGKFNPPMDAGAMRRMIVQKNCFPHKETVHLGPDNTVVEDSEGLYWEYESRSLETYFEKKIQPYLNSSAEHFSVFPFAPMPLLVKLGVLLGDKYKVDTYQYHREPQGWQWNDTSDFGDFTLKEPSSKSGTAVLNISFSADISDERILDVFPEQDVSIWKLTIDDPRLDFLKSADILPKLRIAARHALNRIKQEHGHHGELHVFPAMPVSAAVEFGRSWMPKVDLPLVLYDGRDKFLKTIEIKRA, from the coding sequence ATGAAGGAGAACCAAACCAAAACCAAGAAAGTAAAAAGACCTCCGATTGACCCGAAAGTCAAGCTGAAGCTCTGGCTTAAGTCGGGAGGGAGGTGCCAGTACCGCGGCTGCAACGAGATTTTATTTGAAGACAGCCTGACCTTTAAGGATCTAAATAAATCCTATATAGCCCATATTTACGGTTACGCCCCGGGTTCGGCCAGATATGATGCGATGAAGTCTCCGGAGCTGGAGACTGATTTTTCCAATTTAATGCTGATGTGCGACGCCTGCCACAGAAAAATCGACAGGGAGGAGAAGGATGAGCACCCTGCTGGGCTTCTTCTGGAAATGAAGCAGGAACATGAGCAGAGAATCGAGTATCTGACCGGTATTGACGGCACTTTCAGGACACGTCTGATTCTGTACAATGCTAAAATCGGAAAATTCAATCCTCCGATGGATGCCGGTGCCATGCGCCGGATGATTGTGCAGAAAAACTGTTTTCCTCATAAGGAAACTGTACATCTGGGACCGGATAATACGGTGGTGGAAGACAGCGAAGGGCTGTACTGGGAGTATGAGAGCAGGTCGTTGGAAACTTATTTTGAGAAGAAAATCCAGCCGTACCTTAATTCTTCGGCTGAGCATTTTTCGGTATTTCCTTTTGCTCCGATGCCGCTGCTGGTAAAACTTGGGGTTTTGCTCGGCGATAAGTACAAAGTGGACACCTATCAGTACCACAGGGAACCGCAGGGCTGGCAGTGGAATGATACGTCAGATTTCGGCGATTTCACCCTGAAGGAGCCATCGTCCAAAAGCGGAACTGCGGTATTAAATATTTCATTCAGCGCCGATATCAGTGATGAGAGAATTCTGGATGTTTTTCCTGAGCAGGATGTTTCGATCTGGAAGCTTACCATCGATGATCCCAGACTTGATTTCTTAAAAAGCGCCGATATTCTGCCTAAGTTAAGAATAGCGGCACGGCATGCCTTGAACCGGATAAAGCAGGAGCACGGACATCACGGCGAGCTTCATGTTTTTCCGGCAATGCCTGTTTCGGCGGCGGTTGAATTCGGGAGATCGTGGATGCCTAAAGTGGACCTGCCTCTGGTGTTATACGATGGAAGGGACAAATTTTTAAAAACAATAGAAATCAAAAGAGCGTAA
- a CDS encoding restriction endonuclease, whose translation MKDQKELDWRKYESVTKYIYETLGQEYQIHIEGYGKDCKITGKSGVKHQIDVLTSETDDTGTYWTAIECKYWDKKVTKDTVMKLLAIINDTEIKRGIIVSKSGYTPDAQQFAKYNNILIVQLREAGAKEKKRQETVHFFDLGINIKINIRRPVVTNIAALGLDGKVIELSESQQYIIFIKKAQGTKSNLFDEIMAFKEFLNNQKPFETATRLHEYKTADLHLQDGIHKIKSIAFTGLLTVQDQNQNRIFSIVDKVWLIMEKIFEKQTFIISETGMIAQNIR comes from the coding sequence ATGAAAGACCAAAAGGAACTTGACTGGAGAAAATACGAATCGGTCACAAAATATATTTATGAAACTCTAGGACAGGAATATCAAATACACATTGAGGGATATGGAAAAGACTGCAAAATAACCGGAAAGTCCGGAGTGAAGCATCAGATTGACGTATTGACATCTGAAACAGATGACACCGGAACTTATTGGACAGCAATAGAATGCAAATACTGGGATAAAAAAGTTACCAAAGACACCGTAATGAAGCTCTTGGCCATCATTAATGATACTGAAATAAAACGAGGAATTATAGTATCAAAAAGCGGCTATACCCCCGATGCGCAGCAATTCGCCAAATACAATAACATCTTAATTGTCCAGCTTAGAGAAGCCGGTGCAAAGGAAAAAAAACGACAGGAGACAGTACACTTTTTTGATCTGGGGATCAACATAAAAATAAACATAAGACGCCCCGTAGTCACAAACATTGCCGCACTGGGACTTGATGGTAAAGTAATTGAGCTCAGCGAAAGCCAGCAGTATATTATCTTTATTAAAAAGGCACAAGGGACCAAAAGCAACCTATTTGATGAAATAATGGCATTCAAAGAATTCCTCAACAATCAGAAACCGTTTGAAACAGCAACTCGACTGCATGAGTACAAGACTGCAGATTTGCATCTTCAGGACGGCATCCACAAAATAAAAAGTATTGCCTTTACCGGTTTATTAACAGTTCAGGACCAAAATCAGAACAGGATTTTCTCGATTGTTGACAAGGTGTGGCTGATAATGGAAAAAATTTTCGAGAAGCAGACATTTATCATTTCTGAAACTGGAATGATTGCCCAAAATATACGATAA
- a CDS encoding DUF6965 family protein, which translates to MNYEDIKRHFEAFPPPLEVEWKPWAKITDTQLFLKSCYIGIRNFNGPVERCPAWWHLKDFYLHIKRTMPNQGITEKETAPEE; encoded by the coding sequence ATGAATTACGAAGATATAAAAAGACATTTTGAAGCGTTTCCTCCTCCCCTTGAGGTGGAATGGAAGCCCTGGGCAAAGATTACAGATACGCAGCTTTTTTTGAAGAGCTGCTACATCGGCATCCGTAATTTCAACGGTCCTGTAGAGAGATGCCCGGCCTGGTGGCATCTCAAGGATTTTTACCTGCACATCAAACGCACCATGCCCAATCAGGGAATTACTGAAAAAGAAACTGCCCCTGAAGAATAA